In Zingiber officinale cultivar Zhangliang chromosome 6A, Zo_v1.1, whole genome shotgun sequence, a single genomic region encodes these proteins:
- the LOC121996481 gene encoding transcription termination factor MTERF8, chloroplastic-like produces MKRLYHVSFCKTVSSTRSPLSHDAALLFAVFPYSASATAAGTASTTGNHMFMAQCLIDSCGFNQEKATEASKLLNGIQSRQQPDSVLAFLKSYGFDDASVKRLLLYFPKCLLLDVEKTLAPKFRAFEDLGLSPSDIVHLVWSNPSTVKCKHERTVSKIEFWQGLLRSKAALVKLFKKNRGILSCSIEKKIQPNLDLLRECGLDGPKLASILWHRPLVVAQNADFLKSLISRAEDLGVPRTSGMFHRTLCALFTVSPEKFKRQMELFRSFGWSEDDFVVAFQKCTTFPQTSLMTLQRKMEFLINEAGYASSYIGIRPTILLTSLERRLIPRHRILATLKSRGHCESDYKVATYMVISEAKFIEKYIMVYKDRYPDLSELYASLKHSNASDSGLQ; encoded by the coding sequence ATGAAGAGGCTATATCATGTCTCCTTCTGCAAAACCGTGTCTTCCACTCGTTCTCCTCTCTCCCACGATGCTGCCCTCCTCTTTGCCGTCTTCCCTTACTCGGCCTCTGCCACCGCCGCCGGCACCGCATCCACCACTGGGAATCACATGTTCATGGCCCAATGCCTCATCGACTCATGTGGTTTCAACCAGGAGAAGGCCACTGAGGCCTCGAAGCTTCTCAACGGCATCCAATCGAGGCAGCAGCCCGACTCCGTCCTTGCTTTCCTCAAAAGTTATGGCTTCGATGACGCATCAGTAAAAAGGCTCCTACTTTACTTCCCCAAATGCCTTCTTTTGGACGTAGAGAAGACACTTGCACCAAAATTCCGAGCTTTCGAAGATCTGGGTCTCTCCCCATCAGACATCGTCCACCTCGTCTGGTCGAATCCCTCCACTGTCAAATGCAAACACGAACGCACTGTATCTAAGATCGAATTTTGGCAAGGCCTTCTCAGGTCCAAGGCTGCGCTGGTGAAGTTGTTCAAGAAAAACCGAGGGATTCTTTCATGCAGTATTGAGAAGAAGATCCAGCCCAACCTTGATTTGCTTCGGGAATGTGGCTTGGACGGCCCAAAGCTTGCCTCTATCTTGTGGCATCGCCCACTGGTGGTGGCACAGAATGCTGATTTCTTGAAGTCGTTGATCAGTCGCGCTGAGGATTTGGGAGTGCCACGGACATCGGGGATGTTCCATCGCACTCTGTGTGCACTCTTCACGGTCAGTCCAGAGAAATTCAAGAGGCAAATGGAATTGTTCCGGAGCTTTGGGTGGTCAGAGGATGATTTTGTTGTGGCATTCCAGAAATGTACTACCTTCCCACAGACGTCTTTGATGACTTTGCAGAGAAAAATGGAGTTCTTGATAAATGAGGCTGGATATGCCTCTTCTTACATAGGTATACGTCCAACAATATTGCTAACGAGCTTGGAGAGAAGGTTGATTCCGAGACATCGGATCTTGGCAACCTTGAAGTCTAGGGGGCACTGTGAAAGTGATTACAAAGTTGCAACATACATGGTGATTTCAGAGGCCAAATTCATAGAGAAGTACATTATGGTCTACAAGGACAGGTATCCAGATCTGAGTGAACTCTATGCAAGCTTAAAGCACTCTAATGCTTCTGATTCTGGACTTCAATGA